In Desulforamulus hydrothermalis Lam5 = DSM 18033, a genomic segment contains:
- a CDS encoding endonuclease MutS2 — MERTIKRLEFDKVLEQLAACAQSEPAREKIKDLVPGSDPALIKRRLAETSEGRELLRLDPLAELSGWHDIRDALARVSRYAVLAAEELLAVGETLAASRRIKKFFNEKSHRYPLLSEIAASLTQQPQLEKDILRAILPGGEIADHASPQLLQIRRGILRAQNRIRERVESIIRAPENQKYLQEPIVTVRQDRYVIPVKQEYRNQIPGIVHDQSASGATLFVEPLAVVDANNEVRRLMAAEKQEIQRILAELSQGVSAVAQELSLALQALAELDYIMARARYSLKLKAWSPQITEGSPYIYIKQGRHPLLPGDAVPATIELGKNFKTLVITGPNTGGKTVTLKTVGLFALMTQAGLHIPAEAGTTMGVYKKIFADIGDEQSIEQSLSTFSSHMTNIVHILQQVDEDSLVLLDELGAGTDPTEGAALARAILEELHNRGACTIATTHYSELKNYAYTTPGVENASVEFDAETLRPTYRLLIGRPGRSNAFEISARLGLRPDIVNRARQFLTTEQVQVAELINKLEKTQQAAEKDRAAAAALRRESEQLQEEYRRLAEELRTKKEEILARAHEEAGSFVRRARLEAEEAVKELRARLAEENTKNREEAIQQARSKLQQVTNKVTTGAPQPAAAGEVPDQVKPGEEVFLPKYNQKAYVLSVSGENVQVQAGILKMVVPVQELRRVNTPRVTTGESKVGKVLTDKALTVSTSLDLRGMTGDEAWPEIEKYLDDAFLAGLNSVILIHGKGTGALRAAVHRELKSHPRVKSFRLGEAGEGGAGATVVYLK, encoded by the coding sequence ATGGAACGAACTATTAAACGGTTGGAATTTGATAAAGTGCTGGAACAACTGGCAGCTTGTGCCCAGTCTGAACCGGCACGGGAAAAAATTAAAGACCTGGTTCCCGGTAGCGACCCGGCTTTGATTAAGCGCCGGCTGGCAGAAACCAGCGAGGGCAGGGAGTTGCTGCGGTTAGACCCGCTGGCCGAGTTGTCCGGCTGGCATGATATTCGGGATGCCCTCGCCAGGGTCTCCCGTTACGCTGTATTGGCAGCGGAGGAATTATTGGCCGTGGGGGAAACCCTGGCGGCTTCCCGCCGGATTAAGAAGTTTTTTAACGAAAAGAGCCACCGCTATCCGCTGTTATCTGAAATTGCAGCATCATTAACGCAGCAGCCGCAGTTGGAAAAAGATATTTTACGGGCTATTTTACCCGGGGGAGAAATAGCGGATCATGCTTCGCCTCAATTACTGCAAATCAGGCGAGGTATCCTACGGGCCCAAAACCGTATCAGGGAACGGGTAGAAAGCATTATCCGGGCGCCGGAAAATCAAAAATACTTGCAGGAACCAATTGTTACGGTCCGCCAGGATCGCTATGTGATACCGGTTAAACAGGAATACCGCAATCAAATTCCTGGCATTGTGCATGATCAATCTGCCAGTGGCGCCACCCTGTTTGTGGAACCGCTGGCCGTGGTAGATGCCAATAACGAAGTACGCCGTTTAATGGCGGCAGAAAAACAAGAAATACAAAGAATCCTGGCGGAACTGTCCCAGGGCGTCAGTGCGGTTGCCCAGGAACTTTCCCTGGCTTTACAGGCACTGGCTGAGCTGGACTACATAATGGCAAGAGCCCGCTACAGCCTTAAGTTAAAGGCCTGGAGCCCCCAGATAACAGAAGGTTCACCATATATTTATATTAAACAGGGGCGCCATCCCCTGTTGCCCGGCGATGCGGTACCGGCCACCATAGAGTTGGGCAAAAACTTTAAAACCCTGGTTATTACCGGACCCAACACAGGAGGTAAAACTGTTACCTTAAAAACGGTGGGCCTGTTTGCCTTGATGACCCAGGCAGGGCTGCATATCCCGGCGGAAGCGGGGACGACCATGGGCGTTTATAAAAAAATATTTGCTGATATCGGTGATGAGCAAAGCATTGAGCAATCTCTCAGCACTTTTTCTTCCCATATGACTAATATTGTGCATATTTTGCAGCAGGTCGACGAGGATTCCCTGGTATTGTTAGACGAGCTGGGAGCGGGTACCGACCCCACCGAGGGGGCGGCCCTGGCCCGGGCCATCCTGGAAGAACTGCATAACCGGGGGGCCTGTACCATTGCCACCACCCATTACAGTGAGTTAAAAAATTATGCTTATACAACGCCCGGGGTGGAGAATGCCAGTGTGGAGTTTGATGCAGAGACCCTGCGCCCCACCTACCGCCTGTTGATCGGCCGCCCCGGCCGCAGCAATGCCTTTGAAATTTCTGCCAGGTTGGGTTTGCGGCCGGATATTGTTAACCGGGCCAGACAGTTTCTCACCACAGAACAGGTGCAGGTGGCCGAATTAATTAATAAGCTGGAAAAAACCCAGCAGGCAGCGGAAAAAGACCGGGCAGCAGCAGCAGCGCTGCGGCGGGAAAGTGAGCAGCTGCAGGAAGAATACCGTCGCCTGGCGGAGGAGTTAAGGACTAAGAAAGAGGAGATTTTAGCCCGGGCCCATGAAGAAGCCGGCAGTTTTGTACGCCGGGCCCGCCTGGAAGCGGAGGAAGCCGTGAAAGAACTGCGAGCCAGGCTGGCGGAGGAAAATACTAAAAACCGGGAAGAAGCCATCCAGCAGGCCCGCAGTAAATTGCAGCAGGTGACCAATAAAGTAACAACCGGCGCACCGCAGCCTGCCGCTGCCGGTGAGGTGCCCGACCAGGTGAAGCCGGGGGAGGAGGTATTTCTTCCCAAGTACAACCAGAAGGCCTATGTACTTAGCGTGTCGGGGGAAAATGTTCAGGTACAGGCAGGTATTTTAAAGATGGTTGTGCCTGTTCAAGAGCTGCGGCGGGTTAATACACCCCGGGTTACCACCGGTGAAAGCAAGGTGGGAAAGGTGTTGACAGACAAGGCGTTAACAGTCAGCACCAGCTTGGATTTAAGAGGCATGACCGGTGATGAAGCCTGGCCGGAAATTGAAAAATACCTGGACGATGCCTTTCTGGCCGGCCTCAACAGCGTTATTTTAATTCACGGCAAAGGTACCGGGGCCCTGCGAGCGGCGGTACACCGTGAATTAAAAAGCCATCCCCGGGTCAAGTCCTTCCGGCTGGGGGAAGCAGGAGAAGGCGGTGCCGGAGCCACAGTGGTATATCTCAAGTAA
- the cydB gene encoding cytochrome d ubiquinol oxidase subunit II, with the protein MDLNILWFILITVLFMGFFFLEGFDYGVGILLPFLGGNDTERRVIINTIGPVWDGNEVWLITAGGAAFAAFPNWYATLFSGFYLALFIILTGLIVRGVAFEFRSSDRNPVWRNLWDAMICAGSFISALLWGVALTNLLQGVPINDRMQYVGTFFDLLSPYTLAGGLTTLLVFTLHGALFISLKTEGELAQRAGSLAGKLGVLALPVFLLLILLTYVHTDLFGKSGAAAVLLGAAGCLALTWLLLRSGKNGWAFAVNGLTIVLFTVSIFWGLFPRVMVSSLRPEWSLTIYNASSSPYTLQVMTAVALVMVPVVLLYQGWTYWVFRRRVTVKDLHY; encoded by the coding sequence ATGGACTTAAACATACTTTGGTTTATTCTTATTACGGTGTTGTTTATGGGTTTCTTTTTCCTGGAAGGTTTTGACTACGGGGTAGGAATTTTGCTGCCCTTTTTAGGTGGTAACGATACAGAGCGACGAGTGATTATCAATACCATAGGACCGGTTTGGGATGGCAATGAAGTATGGTTGATTACAGCCGGAGGGGCGGCTTTTGCGGCTTTTCCTAACTGGTATGCCACTCTGTTCAGTGGCTTTTACCTGGCACTCTTTATCATCCTGACGGGGTTGATCGTGCGAGGGGTGGCTTTTGAGTTTCGCAGCAGTGACAGAAACCCTGTCTGGCGCAACCTGTGGGATGCCATGATCTGTGCAGGCAGCTTTATTTCGGCGTTGCTGTGGGGTGTGGCGTTAACCAACTTATTGCAAGGGGTGCCCATTAATGACCGCATGCAATATGTGGGAACTTTTTTTGACTTGTTAAGTCCCTACACTCTGGCCGGCGGGTTAACCACTTTACTGGTATTTACCCTGCATGGCGCACTTTTTATAAGCCTGAAAACAGAAGGGGAGTTGGCGCAACGAGCCGGTTCCCTGGCGGGAAAACTTGGGGTGCTGGCTTTGCCGGTATTTCTCTTATTAATCCTGCTTACTTATGTGCACACCGACCTGTTTGGCAAAAGCGGTGCAGCAGCAGTGTTACTGGGGGCCGCCGGGTGTTTGGCTTTGACCTGGCTGTTGCTGCGGAGCGGGAAAAACGGTTGGGCTTTTGCTGTTAACGGTTTAACCATTGTCCTGTTTACTGTTTCCATATTCTGGGGCCTTTTTCCTCGCGTGATGGTTTCCAGTCTGCGGCCCGAGTGGAGCCTGACAATCTATAATGCGTCGTCCAGCCCCTACACCCTGCAAGTGATGACTGCGGTAGCCCTTGTCATGGTGCCCGTTGTATTATTGTATCAGGGTTGGACCTACTGGGTATTTCGCCGTCGGGTTACCGTAAAAGATTTGCATTACTAA
- a CDS encoding cytochrome ubiquinol oxidase subunit I, with the protein MTEVLLARWQFGITSVYHFLFVPLTLGLSVLVAVMHTMYVKTDNEVYKKMTKFWGKLFLINFAMGVVTGIVQEFHFGMNWSEYSRFVGDIFGAPLAIEALLAFFLESTFLGLWIFGWDKLPKKLHALSIWLVAVGSNLSALWILIANSFMQHPVGYTIRNGRAEMTDFFALITNPHVFYQFPHTVLGGYATAAFFVMGISAYYLLRQKHMDLYRRSFKIAMIFGLISILAVTLVGHWQAQYLVQSQPMKMAAAEAQWETADPAAFALVAVVDEQRQTNSFEISIPKLLSFLSFNSFSGEVKGLKDLQAAAVAQYGPGNYLPPVSSLFWSFRIMVAAGGWLVLLSLLSFYYWRSNQLEAKPWLLKALLWSIPVPYLANTAGWYLAEVGRQPWIVYGLQKVEHAVSPGVTTGEIITTLIGFTLIYGILALAEVYLLVKFIQQGPDYRPETVDLPSTDKGVSLWT; encoded by the coding sequence ATGACGGAAGTATTGCTGGCCAGGTGGCAGTTTGGCATTACTTCGGTGTACCATTTTTTATTTGTTCCGCTGACATTGGGTTTGTCTGTTTTGGTGGCCGTTATGCACACCATGTATGTCAAAACGGATAATGAAGTTTATAAAAAAATGACCAAATTTTGGGGCAAGCTGTTTTTGATTAATTTTGCCATGGGTGTGGTTACCGGCATTGTGCAGGAATTTCATTTTGGCATGAACTGGTCAGAATATTCTCGGTTTGTGGGTGACATTTTTGGGGCTCCCCTGGCCATTGAAGCATTGTTGGCATTTTTTTTAGAATCAACCTTTTTAGGTTTGTGGATTTTTGGCTGGGATAAGTTGCCCAAGAAATTGCATGCCTTAAGCATCTGGTTGGTGGCTGTGGGCAGTAACCTATCGGCTTTGTGGATTCTGATTGCCAATTCCTTTATGCAGCACCCGGTGGGTTATACCATCCGCAACGGACGGGCCGAAATGACAGACTTTTTTGCCCTGATTACCAATCCCCATGTGTTTTACCAGTTTCCGCACACTGTCCTGGGCGGTTATGCAACCGCAGCTTTTTTTGTTATGGGCATCAGTGCCTATTATTTGCTGCGTCAAAAACACATGGATTTATACCGACGGTCATTTAAAATAGCAATGATTTTTGGACTGATAAGTATTCTGGCGGTAACCCTGGTGGGGCATTGGCAGGCCCAGTATTTAGTGCAGTCCCAGCCCATGAAAATGGCGGCGGCAGAGGCTCAGTGGGAAACAGCCGACCCGGCTGCTTTTGCCCTGGTGGCGGTGGTGGACGAACAAAGGCAAACCAACAGCTTTGAGATTAGCATTCCGAAACTGCTTAGCTTCTTGTCATTTAACAGCTTCAGCGGCGAGGTAAAGGGGCTTAAGGATTTACAGGCGGCAGCTGTGGCTCAATACGGCCCGGGCAATTATCTACCGCCGGTCAGCTCGCTTTTCTGGAGTTTTCGCATTATGGTGGCGGCCGGCGGCTGGTTGGTGCTATTGTCCCTACTAAGCTTTTACTACTGGCGATCCAACCAACTGGAAGCCAAGCCATGGCTGCTCAAGGCCCTGCTTTGGAGTATCCCGGTACCGTACCTGGCTAATACTGCCGGTTGGTACCTGGCGGAGGTGGGGCGTCAGCCCTGGATAGTTTACGGTTTGCAAAAGGTGGAACATGCGGTATCGCCGGGGGTGACGACTGGTGAAATCATCACTACTTTAATTGGCTTTACACTGATTTATGGCATTTTAGCCCTGGCAGAAGTTTACCTGCTGGTTAAATTTATTCAACAGGGGCCAGACTACCGGCCTGAGACTGTTGACCTGCCCAGCACCGACAAGGGGGTGTCTTTATGGACTTAA
- the cydC gene encoding thiol reductant ABC exporter subunit CydC, with protein MKILNFLLRLLLPYQQTVILAGLLGVCTIGSNIGLMAVSAYLIAWAALQPPVLHLVGLAAAVRFFGLARAVSRYLERYLSHQVILQILSGLRVWFYQKLEPLAPACLLDERSGDLLSRLVQDVETLKYFYLKAVGPLLTAFLIMVPLVGWLAGFNVKFAYIIIFFFLLSGIVLPPVITALGRRARIQRAEVRARLYAQLTDSLQGLTEIIAFDLVPQRLNLIKQTSRELLGWQKQLMDLGALGNSLNGLVMHLAMWAVLVTAVAMVEAGLLPGIYLAVLALVVLSSWEAVTPLSFISSYWEESREAVRRLLKICEAEPAVQDPAVAETTPDNFNLQVTGLRFRYHNEGPWVLDNLHLHLPQGGRVAVVGPSGAGKSTLVNLLLRFWDYHQGEILLGGKSIKTYCQDDVLKLIAVVPQRTHLFNATIRENIWLARPQADEEEIIMAAKRAGIHSFIESLPQGYETYIGEGGFKLSGGQRQRLAIARALLKNAPILLLDEATAGLDPITEKEVLADIYKLMQGRTTLVITHRLTGLQDMDEILVLHRGQVVERGRHDYLLRKRGLYWAMWQQSHDRLY; from the coding sequence ATGAAAATATTGAACTTTTTGCTGCGTTTGCTGCTGCCTTACCAGCAAACGGTGATATTAGCCGGTTTGCTGGGTGTTTGCACCATTGGCAGCAACATAGGATTAATGGCTGTTTCGGCCTATTTGATTGCCTGGGCAGCGTTGCAGCCGCCGGTACTTCATTTAGTGGGATTGGCGGCGGCGGTGCGTTTTTTTGGCCTAGCCCGGGCGGTAAGCCGCTACCTGGAAAGATACTTGTCCCATCAGGTTATTTTGCAAATTCTCAGCGGCCTCCGGGTATGGTTTTATCAGAAATTGGAACCACTGGCACCGGCCTGCCTGCTTGATGAACGCAGCGGCGATTTATTAAGCCGTCTGGTGCAAGATGTGGAGACATTAAAGTATTTTTACCTCAAGGCGGTTGGACCGCTGCTGACAGCATTTTTGATCATGGTACCGCTTGTGGGGTGGCTGGCCGGATTTAATGTAAAATTTGCCTATATTATTATATTTTTCTTTTTGCTGTCCGGGATTGTGCTGCCGCCGGTAATTACGGCCCTGGGGCGTCGGGCGAGGATACAAAGGGCAGAGGTCAGGGCCAGGCTGTATGCCCAGCTGACAGACAGTCTGCAGGGGCTGACAGAAATAATTGCCTTTGATCTGGTTCCGCAGCGGCTGAACTTAATAAAACAGACAAGCAGAGAGCTGCTGGGATGGCAAAAACAGTTGATGGATTTAGGCGCATTAGGCAATTCCCTGAACGGTCTGGTTATGCATTTGGCTATGTGGGCGGTCTTGGTGACGGCTGTGGCCATGGTTGAAGCCGGACTTCTGCCAGGTATATATTTAGCAGTGCTGGCTTTAGTTGTGCTAAGCAGTTGGGAAGCGGTGACGCCGTTATCTTTTATCAGTTCTTATTGGGAAGAAAGCAGGGAAGCAGTCAGGCGTCTATTAAAAATTTGCGAGGCGGAACCGGCCGTGCAAGATCCGGCGGTTGCCGAGACCACGCCGGATAATTTTAACCTGCAGGTAACCGGCCTGCGTTTTCGTTATCATAATGAGGGTCCCTGGGTATTAGATAACCTGCATTTGCACTTGCCCCAGGGAGGGCGGGTGGCAGTGGTGGGGCCCAGCGGTGCCGGCAAAAGCACTCTGGTAAATCTGCTGCTGCGTTTTTGGGACTATCATCAGGGAGAAATTTTATTAGGCGGTAAGAGCATCAAAACATACTGCCAGGATGATGTTCTGAAATTAATTGCAGTGGTGCCACAGCGTACCCACCTCTTTAATGCCACTATAAGAGAAAACATTTGGCTGGCCAGACCCCAGGCCGATGAAGAAGAAATAATTATGGCAGCCAAGCGGGCCGGTATCCATTCTTTTATTGAAAGCTTGCCGCAAGGCTATGAAACTTATATCGGCGAGGGTGGCTTTAAACTCTCAGGCGGCCAGCGGCAGCGTTTAGCCATTGCCAGGGCGCTTCTAAAAAACGCTCCCATACTGCTGCTGGATGAAGCCACAGCGGGACTGGATCCGATCACAGAAAAAGAGGTACTGGCTGATATTTATAAATTAATGCAGGGACGAACCACTCTGGTGATTACTCACCGCTTAACAGGCCTGCAGGACATGGATGAGATCCTGGTTTTACACCGGGGACAGGTAGTGGAAAGAGGCCGCCACGATTATTTGCTTCGGAAGCGCGGGCTGTACTGGGCAATGTGGCAACAGTCACACGACAGGTTGTATTAA
- a CDS encoding stalk domain-containing protein, protein MLPFLFSSLLLAGAAPSTAADGHKANIVVNGTPVTIAAGDQPAVILQGRTYVPLRVISEYLGCQVQWLPSTRQVVINREQSQTAGLPDRPVKLREIQIIVDGKELAISPEVGQPFITAANRTVVPLRVIGEALGCQVNWRQAERTVEIYKAPETVPPAPVVPVEPPATDIPAVMPATSEVALLQELASFKTNLRLPDKTIIYSEDLLKMDPAGFSPEHMQLFRQYRDQLRKYDTRIKLPDGNMINTADLTILGPSIASADQLRAWIAAETPRIKNKMEQQLNRQFIPIPDLADLYIKIGAAYGIRGDLAFAQAAKETHYWQFTGDVQPWQNNYCGLWATGTPCTGQESLNGADPAQVRFEPGVHGAIFATPEAGVEAHIQHLYAYATTNPLPPGKVLVDPRFTLVKRGIAPTWQKLNARWAVPGTTYGQSIIHDYWKPALTK, encoded by the coding sequence ATGTTACCTTTCTTATTCAGCAGCCTGTTGTTGGCCGGTGCAGCACCGTCAACGGCAGCCGACGGCCATAAGGCTAATATTGTCGTAAACGGTACACCGGTAACGATTGCAGCGGGGGATCAACCGGCGGTAATTTTGCAGGGAAGAACTTATGTGCCTTTGCGGGTTATTAGTGAATATCTGGGTTGCCAAGTACAGTGGCTGCCGTCGACCAGACAGGTGGTTATTAACAGGGAACAAAGCCAAACTGCAGGTTTGCCCGACCGTCCGGTTAAGCTCCGGGAGATACAGATTATTGTGGACGGTAAAGAGCTAGCCATCTCCCCCGAGGTGGGCCAGCCCTTCATCACTGCTGCTAACCGCACTGTTGTACCATTGCGCGTAATTGGGGAAGCCTTGGGCTGCCAGGTGAACTGGCGCCAGGCCGAGCGTACTGTTGAAATATACAAGGCACCTGAAACTGTTCCGCCAGCGCCGGTTGTACCTGTTGAGCCGCCGGCAACCGATATTCCTGCAGTTATGCCTGCAACTTCAGAGGTAGCTTTATTACAGGAACTGGCATCATTTAAAACAAACCTGCGGTTGCCGGATAAAACTATTATCTATTCTGAAGATTTGCTGAAGATGGATCCTGCCGGTTTTAGTCCGGAACACATGCAGCTATTCAGGCAATACAGGGATCAGCTGAGAAAATATGACACTCGGATCAAATTGCCTGACGGCAATATGATAAATACGGCAGATTTGACCATCTTAGGACCATCTATCGCTTCGGCGGACCAGTTAAGAGCCTGGATTGCAGCAGAAACGCCTCGCATTAAAAATAAAATGGAACAACAACTGAACCGTCAGTTTATTCCCATTCCTGATCTGGCAGACCTTTATATTAAAATTGGTGCTGCTTATGGCATAAGGGGAGATTTGGCTTTTGCTCAGGCTGCCAAAGAAACCCACTACTGGCAGTTTACCGGGGATGTCCAACCATGGCAAAATAACTATTGCGGCCTTTGGGCCACCGGTACTCCTTGTACCGGGCAGGAATCTCTCAATGGGGCTGATCCGGCCCAGGTACGTTTTGAACCCGGTGTACACGGGGCAATTTTTGCCACGCCGGAGGCCGGTGTGGAGGCGCATATCCAGCATCTTTATGCCTATGCCACCACTAACCCGTTGCCTCCCGGCAAGGTGCTGGTTGACCCGAGATTTACTCTGGTAAAACGGGGCATTGCTCCCACTTGGCAAAAATTAAATGCCCGCTGGGCAGTGCCCGGCACCACCTACGGGCAGAGCATTATTCATGACTACTGGAAACCCGCCTTAACTAAATAA
- the cydD gene encoding thiol reductant ABC exporter subunit CydD: MIDRRLLREARQVRLLLAFTIGLGLLTGFVTVLQAACLARVVNRVFLQAGSLKEVWPLLSIMLVLIFIRWLFSWGSEILSHRAAARIKDNLRTRLLQHLFGLGPFYVRGERTGELVNLVTEGVEALEDYFARYLPQLVFAVMIPLTVLFFVFPVDLTAGLTFFLTAPLIPLFMILIGKWAEHLTKRQWADLSRLSAHFLDVLQGLTTLKIFGRSKSQLNVIAGISENFRNSTMGVLRVAFLSALMLELLSTVSTALVAVALGLRLVYDRISFEHAFFLLLLAPEFYLPLRQLGGHFHAGRAGLAAAERIFEVLQNHVPPTGSKQDRQQINGQLHISFREVSACYSAGRCPALQEITFDLRQGERVALVGPSGAGKTTVANLLMRFIEPAAGLIKVNGIPLAQIPVDQWRSLISYLPQQPYLFYGTVADNILLGRPGASPEQVRKAAAMAGAHEFISQLPRGYDTPVGELGLRLSGGQAQRIALARAFLKDAPLLILDEAATGLDAVAEQVVQEAVAHLMKERTVLIIAHRLSTVYQADRILVLDRGRLVEQGRHQELLAKQGLYYQLLNAYRGEPV, from the coding sequence ATGATTGACCGACGGCTGCTGCGTGAAGCTAGGCAAGTTCGCCTTTTACTGGCTTTTACCATTGGACTTGGATTGTTGACCGGATTCGTGACGGTACTGCAAGCTGCTTGCCTGGCCCGGGTGGTGAATCGGGTTTTTCTGCAAGCGGGAAGCCTTAAGGAAGTGTGGCCCCTCTTAAGTATTATGTTGGTTTTAATTTTTATCAGGTGGCTGTTTTCCTGGGGCAGCGAGATTTTATCCCACCGGGCGGCTGCCCGCATAAAAGATAACCTGCGCACCCGCTTGTTGCAGCACTTATTTGGTTTAGGTCCGTTTTATGTTCGGGGGGAGCGGACCGGTGAACTGGTTAACCTGGTAACAGAAGGCGTAGAGGCTTTGGAAGATTACTTTGCCCGCTATTTACCGCAACTGGTGTTTGCTGTAATGATACCACTGACCGTGCTGTTTTTTGTCTTTCCTGTTGATTTAACTGCCGGACTAACTTTTTTTCTCACTGCACCGCTGATACCCTTGTTTATGATTTTGATCGGGAAATGGGCAGAACATTTAACCAAACGCCAGTGGGCTGATTTAAGCCGCTTAAGTGCCCATTTCCTGGATGTTTTGCAGGGACTTACCACCCTGAAAATATTTGGCAGAAGTAAAAGTCAGCTGAATGTGATAGCCGGCATAAGTGAAAATTTTCGAAATTCCACCATGGGCGTGCTGCGGGTGGCTTTTCTGTCAGCTTTGATGCTGGAACTGCTGTCCACCGTCAGCACCGCTTTGGTGGCGGTTGCCCTGGGTTTGCGCCTGGTGTATGACCGTATTTCATTTGAACACGCCTTTTTTTTGCTTTTACTGGCACCCGAATTTTACTTGCCTTTACGGCAGCTGGGCGGCCACTTCCATGCCGGCAGGGCCGGTCTGGCGGCTGCGGAACGGATATTTGAAGTTTTGCAAAATCATGTACCGCCAACCGGCAGCAAGCAAGACAGGCAGCAAATTAACGGGCAGTTGCATATCTCTTTCCGGGAGGTCAGTGCCTGTTATTCGGCCGGCCGATGCCCGGCATTACAGGAAATTACCTTCGATCTGCGGCAGGGAGAAAGGGTGGCCCTGGTGGGCCCCAGCGGCGCCGGGAAAACTACCGTAGCCAACCTGCTGATGCGTTTTATAGAGCCTGCGGCAGGCCTTATCAAGGTCAACGGGATACCGCTGGCGCAAATACCGGTCGATCAGTGGCGCAGTTTAATTTCCTATCTGCCGCAGCAGCCTTATCTTTTTTATGGGACGGTGGCCGACAATATTCTGTTGGGGCGGCCGGGTGCGTCCCCGGAACAGGTCAGAAAAGCAGCGGCGATGGCCGGCGCCCACGAGTTTATCAGTCAATTACCCCGGGGTTATGATACACCGGTGGGAGAACTGGGCCTGCGGCTGAGCGGTGGCCAGGCCCAACGTATTGCATTGGCCAGGGCCTTTTTAAAGGATGCCCCTTTGTTGATATTAGATGAAGCTGCCACAGGTTTGGATGCTGTGGCCGAGCAGGTTGTGCAGGAAGCAGTGGCGCACCTGATGAAGGAACGCACAGTTTTAATAATTGCTCACCGTTTATCCACTGTTTACCAGGCTGACCGTATTTTGGTTTTAGACCGGGGCCGGCTGGTGGAGCAGGGGCGGCATCAGGAATTACTGGCCAAGCAAGGGCTATATTATCAGCTGCTGAATGCTTACCGGGGTGAACCGGTATGA
- a CDS encoding superoxide dismutase family protein has protein sequence MKMFQTAYCSGITGVAEIYGGPLAPQITGVMYLQEVTGGTWVTVEIYGLPPYRPAWNGQDPVGPHGFHIHANQSCQVGDPTNPFQAAGDHWNPTDQPHGNHAGDFPVLFSNNGYARMCFFTNKFHVAQAVGKTVIIHENPDDYRSQPAGKAGKRLACGVIKRLR, from the coding sequence ATGAAAATGTTTCAGACCGCTTACTGCTCCGGCATAACCGGTGTTGCCGAAATCTACGGGGGACCGCTTGCTCCTCAAATTACCGGTGTGATGTACTTGCAAGAAGTAACCGGCGGTACCTGGGTCACTGTAGAAATATACGGTCTCCCGCCCTATCGTCCGGCCTGGAACGGCCAGGATCCCGTTGGTCCCCACGGATTTCATATCCATGCCAACCAAAGCTGCCAGGTGGGTGATCCCACCAACCCTTTCCAGGCTGCCGGTGATCACTGGAATCCCACAGATCAGCCCCATGGCAACCATGCCGGGGATTTTCCGGTATTGTTCTCCAATAACGGTTATGCCAGAATGTGTTTTTTTACCAACAAGTTTCATGTCGCACAGGCTGTCGGCAAAACTGTTATTATACATGAAAACCCGGACGATTACCGCAGCCAGCCTGCTGGTAAAGCCGGCAAACGTTTAGCCTGCGGAGTTATCAAACGGTTACGTTAA